Proteins found in one Abyssibius alkaniclasticus genomic segment:
- a CDS encoding TRAP transporter large permease — MSDFAIGLLSFPALLGLIFLRIPIGLAMFVTGFVGLTIITGDATQPLARLKSETYTSFSNYALSIIPMFLLMGQFATLGGMSQALFKAAESWLGHRRGGVAMAAVGACAGFGAICGSSLATAATMGRVALPELRRYGYSGGFSTATLAAGGTLGILIPPSIVLVIYAILTEQNIAKLFLAAVIPGLLAALGYVIVISIYVRLYPAAAGIRPRMGYGERFAALARVWPVLLVFVAVVGGIYAGVFTPTEGAAVGALATGIIARLNGGLTRATLAESFLQTGRATAMIFFIVLGAAFYNGFLALSQVPQELAAFVVEQRLNPWLVLVIILAFYLVLGCLMDSLSMILLTIPIFWPVVQGLDFTFVSMAKLHANRATAALAKGAELAPDMLAGISDAIAQGAELSREQIAALGLRRVNAGALAAINLEQLAIWFGILVLVVVEVGLITPPVGMNLFIINAMDRETPIRDTYRAVLFYVASDVLRVALLVAFPVITLFVIPW, encoded by the coding sequence GTGAGCGATTTTGCCATTGGCCTGCTTTCCTTCCCCGCGCTGCTGGGTCTGATCTTTCTGCGCATTCCCATCGGGCTGGCGATGTTTGTCACGGGTTTTGTCGGGCTGACCATCATCACCGGCGATGCAACGCAGCCGCTCGCGCGGCTGAAATCCGAAACCTATACGAGCTTTTCCAACTACGCGCTCAGCATCATTCCGATGTTCCTGCTCATGGGCCAGTTCGCCACGCTGGGCGGGATGAGCCAGGCGCTGTTCAAAGCCGCCGAAAGCTGGCTTGGGCACAGGCGGGGCGGTGTGGCAATGGCGGCGGTGGGCGCCTGTGCGGGGTTCGGGGCGATTTGCGGCAGCTCGCTGGCCACCGCCGCCACAATGGGCCGCGTGGCCCTGCCCGAGCTGCGCCGCTATGGCTATTCCGGCGGGTTTTCAACCGCCACTCTGGCGGCCGGCGGCACGCTTGGCATTCTCATTCCCCCCTCTATCGTGCTGGTCATCTATGCCATATTGACCGAGCAGAACATCGCCAAACTGTTTCTTGCCGCCGTCATTCCGGGCCTGCTGGCCGCATTGGGCTATGTGATTGTCATCTCGATCTATGTGCGGCTGTATCCGGCTGCGGCCGGCATTCGCCCGCGCATGGGCTATGGCGAACGCTTTGCCGCGCTGGCGCGGGTCTGGCCGGTGCTTTTGGTGTTTGTCGCCGTGGTGGGCGGCATTTATGCGGGCGTTTTCACGCCAACCGAAGGGGCCGCCGTGGGCGCGCTGGCCACGGGCATCATCGCGCGGCTCAATGGTGGGCTGACCCGCGCAACCCTTGCCGAAAGTTTTCTTCAAACCGGCCGCGCCACGGCCATGATCTTCTTCATCGTGCTGGGGGCGGCGTTTTACAACGGCTTTCTGGCGCTGTCACAGGTGCCCCAAGAGCTTGCGGCCTTTGTGGTGGAACAGCGGCTGAACCCCTGGCTGGTGCTGGTTATCATTCTGGCATTCTATCTTGTGCTTGGCTGTCTGATGGACAGCCTGTCGATGATCCTGCTCACCATCCCTATTTTCTGGCCGGTGGTGCAGGGGCTGGACTTTACCTTTGTCAGCATGGCCAAGCTTCATGCAAATCGCGCCACCGCCGCCCTGGCCAAAGGGGCAGAGCTTGCGCCCGATATGCTGGCCGGGATCAGCGATGCAATCGCCCAAGGCGCAGAGCTGAGCCGCGAGCAGATTGCCGCGCTCGGGCTGCGGCGGGTGAATGCCGGGGCGCTTGCCGCCATCAACCTTGAACAGCTGGCCATCTGGTTCGGCATTCTGGTGCTTGTGGTGGTCGAGGTCGGGCTGATCACCCCGCCTGTGGGCATGAATCTGTTCATCATCAACGCGATGGACCGCGAAACCCCGATCCGCGACACCTATCGCGCCGTGCTGTTTTATGTCGCCTCCGATGTGCTTCGGGTGGCGCTTTTGGTGGCGTTTCCGGTTATAACGCTGTTTGTGATACCGTGGTAA
- a CDS encoding SDR family NAD(P)-dependent oxidoreductase yields MQIDQQVALITGGGSGLGAATARAMAARGARVAILDFDAGKGAQLAAETGGFSIKCDVANAAEVEAAVAQSIAHFGDAPRIVVNCAGIASAARIVGREGKLALELFERVIRVNLIGSYNVMSYAARAMMGLAPLASGERGVIINTASAAFEDGQVGQSAYAASKGAIAAMCLPAAREFAKPGIRVMAIAPGLFSTPMMEALPPETTAQIAANIPFPARLGRPEEFGLMACQIVENAYLNGTTIRLDGAVRLPPR; encoded by the coding sequence ATGCAGATTGACCAGCAGGTGGCACTGATAACCGGGGGCGGCAGCGGGCTTGGGGCGGCCACGGCACGCGCAATGGCGGCGCGCGGGGCGCGCGTGGCGATACTCGATTTTGACGCCGGGAAGGGCGCGCAGCTTGCCGCTGAAACTGGCGGATTTTCCATAAAATGCGATGTGGCCAATGCCGCCGAGGTTGAAGCCGCCGTGGCGCAAAGCATCGCCCATTTCGGCGATGCGCCGCGTATTGTGGTGAATTGCGCGGGCATCGCCTCGGCGGCGCGCATCGTCGGGCGCGAGGGCAAGCTGGCACTCGAGCTGTTTGAGCGCGTGATCCGCGTGAACCTGATCGGCAGTTACAACGTGATGTCCTATGCTGCGCGGGCAATGATGGGGCTGGCACCGCTTGCAAGCGGCGAGCGGGGCGTGATCATCAACACCGCCTCGGCAGCCTTTGAAGACGGGCAGGTTGGCCAATCGGCCTATGCCGCGTCCAAAGGGGCCATTGCCGCCATGTGCCTGCCGGCCGCGCGCGAATTCGCCAAGCCGGGCATTCGGGTGATGGCGATAGCGCCGGGCCTGTTTTCCACCCCGATGATGGAGGCTTTGCCACCGGAGACCACCGCGCAGATCGCCGCGAACATACCCTTTCCGGCGCGTCTGGGAAGGCCCGAGGAGTTCGGGCTGATGGCCTGCCAGATTGTCGAGAACGCCTATCTGAACGGCACGACCATCCGGCTGGACGGGGCCGTGCGCCTGCCGCCGCGCTAA
- a CDS encoding DUF1513 domain-containing protein, translating to MATRRGFLASVLLTASLPQLTWADAGAPAYLGAAKEPDGSFALFGLSAAGEDRFRLPLPARGHAGAAHPMRPEAVIFARRPGTFARVLDCVTGQVMHDLAAPQGAHFSGHGTYSGNGALLFTGEVNNASGQGQIGIWNVDEGYARQGSFASGGIGPHEIMFSVRNNLLVVANGGIQAALDDERTTLNLETMQPNLTYLSQGGEVVDQLLLPAELRLNSIRHLAQAADGTVAFAMQWQGEAGVVTPLLGLHRPGQSPVLAEMPDMLALRLKGYAGSVAFSGDGARVAISCPRGGLLVVFDRDGTLQTSHSRADICGLGSAPDGFFATDGLGGIARVQNGALHMLNAAPRAWDNHLITL from the coding sequence ATGGCAACGCGACGTGGCTTTCTGGCATCGGTTCTGCTCACCGCATCCCTGCCGCAACTGACCTGGGCCGATGCGGGCGCGCCCGCCTATCTGGGTGCTGCAAAGGAACCCGATGGCAGTTTTGCGCTTTTCGGGCTTTCAGCGGCTGGCGAGGACAGGTTTCGCCTGCCCCTGCCGGCGCGCGGCCATGCCGGCGCCGCGCATCCGATGCGCCCGGAAGCGGTGATATTTGCGCGCAGGCCCGGCACCTTCGCGCGGGTGCTGGACTGTGTGACCGGCCAGGTCATGCACGATCTGGCCGCACCGCAAGGCGCGCATTTCAGCGGCCACGGCACCTATTCCGGCAATGGGGCCTTGCTGTTCACCGGCGAGGTGAACAATGCCAGCGGGCAGGGCCAGATCGGCATCTGGAATGTCGATGAGGGCTATGCGCGCCAGGGCAGTTTCGCCTCTGGCGGTATCGGGCCGCATGAAATCATGTTCTCGGTTCGCAACAACTTGCTGGTCGTGGCCAATGGCGGCATTCAGGCCGCGCTGGATGATGAGCGCACCACGCTGAACCTTGAAACCATGCAGCCGAACCTGACCTATCTGTCGCAGGGCGGCGAGGTTGTCGACCAGTTGCTTCTGCCCGCTGAACTTCGGCTCAACTCTATCCGGCATCTGGCGCAGGCCGCCGACGGCACGGTCGCCTTTGCCATGCAATGGCAGGGGGAAGCGGGCGTTGTCACCCCGCTTTTGGGCCTGCACCGCCCCGGCCAAAGCCCGGTTCTGGCAGAAATGCCCGACATGCTGGCGCTGCGGCTGAAGGGCTATGCCGGCAGCGTGGCCTTTTCGGGCGATGGCGCGCGCGTGGCCATAAGCTGTCCGCGCGGCGGGCTATTGGTGGTTTTTGACCGCGACGGAACGCTGCAAACCAGCCACTCACGCGCCGATATATGCGGGCTTGGCAGCGCGCCTGACGGGTTTTTTGCAACCGATGGTCTGGGCGGCATTGCCCGCGTGCAGAACGGGGCGCTGCACATGCTGAACGCCGCCCCACGCGCATGGGACAACCATTTGATTACCCTTTAG
- a CDS encoding imelysin family protein — translation MKKLLTLLALAAAPVQADIAEVVEGYILPGYMAFAETTAEFGAIAAESCELPVLRNAWNDSFDAWLAISPIQFGPVELQGRALAIAFWPDERGTGARVLASLRADQDPIIFEPGGAARLSAAARGFFALEYLLFDEAFIPTSSYDCALIAALGDDLAQQAAAVLEAWQGGFAETLQTAGAEGNLTFLSAREAQQALFTALLVAIEFNADTRLGRPMGTFERPRPLRAESRRAGRSLRNVALSLEGAAQLARRLTTVETPNTTAAFAHAQALIADLDDPDFAGVATPQGRFKLEALQQAIRSIRDAILLEIGPSLGVVAGFNASDGD, via the coding sequence ATGAAAAAGCTGCTGACCCTGCTCGCGCTTGCCGCCGCACCCGTACAGGCCGATATTGCCGAAGTGGTCGAGGGCTACATCCTGCCCGGCTACATGGCCTTTGCCGAAACCACGGCAGAATTTGGCGCCATAGCGGCTGAAAGCTGCGAATTGCCGGTTTTGCGCAATGCGTGGAACGACAGTTTCGATGCCTGGCTTGCCATCAGCCCCATACAGTTCGGCCCGGTCGAGCTGCAGGGCCGCGCGCTTGCCATTGCCTTCTGGCCCGATGAACGTGGCACAGGTGCGCGTGTATTGGCATCATTGCGCGCCGATCAAGACCCGATCATTTTCGAGCCCGGTGGCGCGGCGCGGCTTTCGGCGGCGGCGCGCGGCTTCTTTGCGCTGGAATATCTGCTGTTTGACGAGGCGTTTATACCCACCTCCAGCTATGATTGCGCGCTGATTGCGGCCCTCGGCGACGATCTGGCGCAACAGGCGGCGGCAGTGCTGGAAGCGTGGCAAGGCGGCTTTGCCGAAACGCTGCAAACCGCTGGCGCGGAGGGAAACCTGACCTTTCTTAGCGCGCGCGAAGCGCAGCAGGCCTTGTTCACCGCCCTGCTGGTCGCGATTGAATTCAATGCCGATACCCGGCTGGGCCGCCCGATGGGCACGTTCGAGCGGCCGCGTCCCTTGCGCGCGGAAAGCCGCCGCGCCGGGCGCAGCTTGCGCAATGTGGCGCTTTCGCTGGAAGGGGCCGCGCAACTGGCCCGCCGCCTGACCACGGTGGAAACCCCGAACACGACCGCCGCCTTTGCCCATGCCCAGGCGCTGATTGCCGATCTGGATGACCCGGATTTCGCCGGGGTCGCCACCCCGCAGGGCCGCTTCAAGCTCGAAGCCTTGCAACAGGCCATCCGCAGCATTCGCGACGCGATCCTGCTTGAAATCGGCCCGTCGCTCGGGGTTGTGGCGGGCTTCAACGCATCAGATGGAGATTGA
- a CDS encoding di-heme oxidoredictase family protein yields MFLSGPLKIAAALGLGLSAFALAAQTPAGWDITRAPLQTIPRTAEEAARIATVTAPTTDFSSAEPFEVNSGGGTTVRARNTTDAFSLPSANTSFARELDFKLGNGLFTKLWVSSPSSTLASDGLGPLFNARSCQSCHIKDGRGHPPEPGDDNAVSIFLRISVPVDGMADLTPIEAYLAALDGAVQRSAPDPTYGGQLQDFGVLGHAAEYSFDVAYDEIEVPLSDGEVAYLRAPTYTAANLGYGPLAPGAMLSPRIAQQMIGLGLLEAIAPADILALEDPDDADGDGISGRAQIVWSDEFGQPMLGRFGHKAGQPSVNAQSASAFAGDIGISSPLFNTPSGDCTQAQAACMAAPDGSTGSDDATEISAEGMSLVTFYARNLAVPARRDVDTPEVLRGKDIFYTTGCTACHTPKFVTDRLVDQPEQSFQLIWPYTDLLLHDMGEGLADNRPEGRANGREWRTAPLWGIGMTETVSGQSNFLHDGRARNLLEAVLWHGGEAEAQRDAVIAMPAPDRAALIRFLESL; encoded by the coding sequence ATGTTCCTGTCTGGCCCGTTGAAAATTGCCGCCGCGCTTGGCCTTGGCCTCAGCGCCTTTGCGCTGGCCGCGCAAACGCCAGCCGGTTGGGATATCACCCGCGCGCCCTTGCAAACCATCCCGCGCACGGCGGAAGAAGCGGCGCGCATCGCCACGGTCACGGCCCCGACAACCGATTTTTCATCGGCCGAGCCCTTCGAGGTCAACAGCGGCGGCGGCACAACCGTGCGCGCGCGCAATACAACCGATGCCTTCTCGCTGCCCTCGGCCAACACCTCATTTGCGCGCGAACTCGACTTCAAGCTTGGCAACGGGCTGTTCACGAAGCTCTGGGTGTCCTCACCCTCGTCAACCCTGGCCTCCGACGGGCTTGGCCCCTTGTTCAACGCCCGTTCCTGCCAGTCGTGCCACATCAAGGACGGGCGCGGCCATCCGCCCGAACCAGGCGATGACAACGCCGTGTCGATCTTTCTGCGCATCTCGGTGCCGGTGGATGGCATGGCCGACCTGACCCCGATCGAAGCCTATCTTGCAGCACTTGATGGCGCGGTGCAGCGCAGCGCCCCCGACCCGACCTATGGCGGCCAGTTGCAGGATTTCGGCGTGCTTGGCCATGCCGCGGAATACAGTTTCGACGTGGCTTATGACGAAATCGAAGTTCCGCTTTCAGATGGCGAGGTCGCCTATCTGCGCGCCCCGACCTATACCGCCGCCAACCTTGGCTATGGCCCGCTTGCGCCGGGGGCGATGCTGTCACCACGTATTGCCCAGCAGATGATCGGCCTTGGCCTGCTCGAAGCCATCGCGCCCGCCGATATTCTGGCGCTGGAAGACCCCGACGATGCCGATGGCGACGGCATTTCGGGGCGCGCGCAAATCGTCTGGTCTGACGAGTTTGGCCAGCCAATGCTGGGCCGTTTCGGCCACAAGGCGGGCCAGCCCAGCGTGAATGCGCAATCGGCTTCGGCTTTCGCGGGCGATATCGGCATTTCAAGCCCGCTGTTCAACACGCCGTCGGGCGATTGCACCCAGGCGCAGGCCGCATGTATGGCCGCGCCAGACGGCAGCACCGGCAGTGATGACGCAACGGAAATCAGCGCCGAGGGGATGTCGCTTGTCACGTTTTATGCGCGCAATCTTGCCGTGCCCGCCCGCCGCGATGTCGACACCCCCGAAGTGCTGCGTGGCAAGGACATATTCTACACGACCGGCTGCACCGCGTGCCACACACCGAAATTCGTGACCGACCGGCTGGTCGACCAGCCCGAGCAGAGCTTCCAGCTGATCTGGCCCTATACCGACCTGTTGCTGCATGATATGGGCGAAGGCCTGGCCGACAATCGCCCCGAAGGCCGCGCCAATGGCCGCGAATGGCGCACGGCCCCGCTTTGGGGTATCGGGATGACCGAAACCGTCAGCGGCCAAAGCAATTTTCTGCATGACGGGCGGGCGCGCAACCTGCTGGAAGCCGTGCTATGGCATGGCGGCGAAGCCGAGGCGCAGCGCGATGCGGTCATCGCCATGCCCGCCCCCGACCGTGCCGCCCTTATCCGATTTCTGGAGAGTCTATGA
- a CDS encoding imelysin family protein codes for MTRIFTASLATALLAAQPLLAVEKADVLTTYADIAAAKYRDSLTSAQQLDATIAAFLAAPSQDGLNAARTAWRAARVPYMQTEVYRFGNPLVDDWEGRVNAWPLDEGLIDYVDPAYGGATDENGFAALNVIANPIFTLSGAEIDATEITPELLQNTLQEADGVEANVATGYHAIEFLLWGQDLNGTGPGAGNRPWTDYATDDACTGGNCDRRAAYLRAASTLLVADLDEMAAAWGETGAARAAVLADENAGISAMLTGMGSLSYGELAGERMKLGVLLNDPEEEQDCFSDNTQYSHYYDGVGIQNVYLGRYTRIDGSIVSGPSLADLLAEETPELALRLEAEIAASVEALGAIVDAAKAGMAYDMMLARDNEAGEALILGAVDRLVTQTRSIERAVTALDLTAISLEGSDSLDAPDAVFQ; via the coding sequence ATGACCCGCATCTTCACGGCCAGCCTTGCCACGGCCCTGCTGGCCGCCCAGCCGCTTCTTGCCGTTGAAAAAGCCGATGTGCTGACCACCTATGCCGATATCGCCGCCGCCAAATACCGCGACAGCCTGACCAGCGCGCAACAGCTTGATGCCACGATCGCCGCCTTTCTGGCCGCCCCGTCGCAAGACGGGCTGAACGCCGCGCGCACTGCCTGGCGCGCCGCCCGCGTGCCCTATATGCAGACCGAGGTTTACCGTTTCGGCAACCCGCTGGTTGATGACTGGGAAGGCCGCGTCAATGCCTGGCCGCTCGATGAAGGGCTGATCGACTATGTCGACCCGGCCTATGGCGGTGCGACAGACGAGAACGGTTTTGCCGCGCTCAATGTCATTGCCAACCCGATATTCACCCTGTCCGGCGCCGAGATTGATGCAACCGAAATTACACCCGAACTGCTGCAAAACACGCTGCAAGAGGCAGACGGGGTGGAGGCCAATGTCGCCACGGGCTATCATGCCATCGAATTTCTGCTTTGGGGGCAAGACCTGAACGGCACAGGGCCGGGTGCCGGCAACCGCCCCTGGACCGATTATGCCACAGACGATGCCTGCACCGGCGGAAATTGCGACCGCCGCGCCGCCTATTTGCGCGCAGCCAGCACATTGCTGGTGGCCGACCTTGACGAAATGGCCGCGGCCTGGGGCGAGACTGGCGCGGCACGTGCCGCCGTTCTGGCCGATGAAAACGCCGGCATTTCCGCGATGCTCACCGGCATGGGCTCGTTGTCCTACGGCGAATTGGCGGGTGAGCGCATGAAGCTTGGTGTGCTGCTGAATGACCCCGAAGAAGAGCAGGACTGCTTTTCCGACAATACGCAATATAGCCATTACTATGATGGCGTCGGCATTCAGAATGTCTATCTGGGCCGTTATACGCGCATTGACGGCAGCATTGTTTCCGGCCCGTCGCTGGCCGATCTGCTGGCCGAGGAAACCCCCGAGCTTGCGTTGCGGCTTGAGGCTGAAATCGCCGCATCGGTTGAAGCACTTGGCGCGATTGTCGATGCCGCAAAAGCCGGCATGGCCTATGACATGATGCTGGCGCGCGACAATGAAGCAGGCGAGGCGCTGATCCTTGGCGCGGTCGATCGGCTTGTCACCCAAACCCGCTCGATTGAACGCGCGGTGACAGCGTTGGACCTGACCGCCATTTCGCTTGAAGGCTCTGACAGCCTGGACGCGCCGGATGCCGTGTTCCAGTAA
- a CDS encoding ABC transporter permease, translating into MRWGFSIARFLAVLSKEFVQMRRDKITFVMMIGVPIMQLLIFGYAINSDPRHLPTLVEMGDEGPVTRAILMGMSNSTYFDFQGTVTGPEEGDRALRDGSANFVIVIPQNFERDILRGLSPDILLSADASDPAAVGGAASAMSGIVATAIAETLTGPLRFAAGAPPPVGVVVHKQYNPEGSTSINIVPGLLGVILSLTMVMITAVAIVRESEKGTMETLIATPVRPFEVMLGKILPYVVVGYVQTAVFLLASRLLFNVPFIGAPLAFFIGFNLFVIVNLALGFLISTVARSQMQAMQLSFFTLLPTILLSGFMFPFAAMPGWAQTIGSAIPATHFLRLVRKVMLKGANLADIAGDLANIALILLVISVIALRRYRQTLD; encoded by the coding sequence CATTGCGCGGTTTCTGGCGGTTCTCTCCAAGGAATTCGTGCAGATGCGGCGCGACAAGATCACCTTTGTGATGATGATCGGCGTGCCGATCATGCAGCTTCTGATCTTCGGCTATGCCATCAATTCCGACCCGCGCCACCTGCCTACTTTGGTTGAAATGGGCGATGAAGGCCCGGTCACGCGCGCCATTCTCATGGGGATGAGCAACTCGACCTATTTCGATTTTCAGGGCACGGTTACAGGCCCGGAGGAAGGCGACCGTGCCCTGCGCGATGGCAGCGCGAATTTCGTCATCGTCATTCCGCAGAATTTCGAGCGTGATATTCTGCGCGGCCTGTCGCCCGATATTCTGCTCTCGGCCGATGCGTCCGACCCCGCCGCCGTTGGCGGTGCCGCAAGCGCCATGAGCGGCATTGTCGCCACCGCCATTGCCGAAACCCTGACCGGCCCGCTGCGCTTTGCCGCCGGTGCGCCGCCGCCGGTGGGGGTGGTTGTGCATAAGCAATATAACCCCGAGGGCAGCACCTCGATCAACATCGTGCCGGGGCTTTTGGGGGTGATTCTGTCGCTGACAATGGTGATGATCACGGCGGTGGCCATTGTGCGTGAAAGCGAGAAGGGCACGATGGAGACACTCATCGCCACGCCCGTGCGCCCGTTCGAGGTGATGCTCGGCAAAATCCTGCCCTATGTGGTGGTTGGCTATGTGCAAACGGCGGTGTTCCTGCTGGCCTCGCGCCTGTTGTTCAATGTGCCGTTCATCGGCGCGCCGCTGGCGTTTTTCATTGGGTTCAACCTGTTTGTCATCGTCAATCTGGCGCTGGGTTTCCTCATCTCAACCGTGGCGCGCAGCCAGATGCAGGCCATGCAGCTTTCGTTTTTCACCCTGTTGCCCACGATTTTGCTGTCGGGCTTCATGTTCCCCTTTGCCGCCATGCCGGGCTGGGCGCAAACCATTGGCAGCGCCATCCCGGCCACGCATTTCCTGCGGCTTGTGCGCAAAGTCATGCTGAAGGGCGCAAACCTGGCCGATATTGCGGGCGATCTGGCGAATATCGCGCTGATCTTGCTGGTCATTTCGGTCATTGCCTTGCGCCGCTACCGGCAGACACTCGACTGA